CTGACACCACACTTCGAAATAGGGCAATAACTTCGGTAAGCGCTGCATATAGCACTTTGACTCACTGCGAGTTATAAAGAAAagctgtaattaaattttccttttctACATATTTTGTCAACGTAAAAACTTTGAAActataaataccgttaagtttgttcaataaaatcagttaCTGTTTGTTACTCATCTACCATCGCAATCAACAAAAGCTGTTGCTGTGTCTTCAGATCCTCATCTTGCGCACCATTGCTCGATGTCGACCTAGTTACAAGTGCAGGGTGCGATAACTAACCAGTAGGCAGTTTATGTGCTgcagtggcggatctaggattttgttgtggggggtgatatcagaataatttttttgttgcatactttttgaataccaatatttctttcatttttaacccgagtggggggtgatatatcacccatatcagcccccgtggatccgcgcatgatGTGCTGTATACTACCCAAACCCCTGATACACATGTCCTGTGACCAGGCGAAGTAACGACAGTCATACTAAAGATCCTTTATTGCAGCACGACGCATGATAGTCGTTCACTTGGCAAGAAAAGTAAAATGATCTAAAAAATAGTAcgctttttcgtttttaaacaTCTTTGCATGACTGGGAGATATTAAACGAAGATATCGgaattttgatatttataatttttaactatttttctaATGAGAGTTTATAATTTAGTACCTCCCAGATGGatattaaaaccaaaagaTCAAGATGCTGTCATGGGTGATTCTGTAATGATTTCATGTGCCGCTGACGGATTTCCCCTGCCAACACTACAATGGAAGAAATTGATGGGTAGGTATTGTTTCACTAAAACATTAACGGAGTAATTCAAGATTTACATTTAATGCAGGTGATTCCGGTGAATATAGAGATATTGGCTATGAAAATACTTACGGAAACTTAAAAGCTGTAATTAGGGCATATTTAAACGGTACCCTAATTATATCTAAGGTGGATCGAAAGCATGCGGGTAGCTTTTTGTGTCAGGCCAGCAATGGTATTGGTCCTGGCCTTAGTTCTCTAATAAAATTAACTGTTCATGGTAAGTAAAAAAGATCAACTGGCAAATTAATATctaacaaaactttttttatcaaTTCAGTCGGCCCATCTATAAGAGTTTCTAAGGAACTGTTTACTACTCGACGAGGGGAAGGTGTCACAATCCAGTGCGTCGCCACAGGAGATCCACCCTTAGAAATATATTGGATAGcaaaaacttataaaatagATCCCTCAGTTGATACTCACTATCGCATTAAAAACTCACCACATGATCAAGGAGTTTTAtctgaacttattattttacagACTGAAACATCTGACAATGGAGAATATTTATGCATTGCCCACAACGACTACGGCAATGATAACGGTATCGTTCAGATACAAGTTCAAGAACCACCAAGCTTTCCTGTTAACTTGCGCATTATGGATTTGACCAGTCGATCAGTAACTTTAGCATGGTCACGAAATGATAAGGACTCTCTTCAATTCGCATTTAACGAGCAAGacgagaaaatattaaaatatatattgcaaTATAAAAAGGCAGAAGGTAAGACTAATTATATCAAAGTAAAGTACTTAAATACGAGTTTTTTCATCCtgttatgtatatttatagatTCGCAAATTTAACTTTGTTGTAAATAcatgcttttatttataagactTTCCCCAAACCGTGAATGACAGTGTCTGTAAAAGTTTGAGCCCTTGACATCACAGAGCTTTGGGTTTAGGTTATCATTCAGCTCATGTCTGTTTTCCCAATGTGCCACGTCCAcactaacgcccacaatcgcttaaaACGCCTTGTTCTTATTGAATGCTAGTCGTACGCGAGATTTGTCAAAGTAAATTTAGCTAAAACTTCAACAGTTCCTTTTGCCTATGGTGTCTGCTGTACAGAGAGAGACCGATAATCCAGGATGCAGTATAAGTCAACAAAAGGGTTTAAATCGCGGTTATGGccgtcaaaacaaaaaacaatttcaagaAAGAATGGTAggaaagaggtctgtaggttggtacggTCTGTAAATTGGAACTCCCAACTTAGAACTTTTccactacattttttttcttttttcaatccgatctatatattcttgataagcatagcgtctgtccgtccgttgatacgcaaactagtctcttagtTTTGAAGCTGtcaggatgaaactttcccaaaagtcttcatTCTGTTGTTTATATTGTTCCTTTGACAGCTTTATGATAGTTAATACTATTGTATATAAAACGGAACCAGCCGGCTCGAACAACTACTtcgaattatatttaaaaactagctttacccggagcgacttcgttcgctttaaattagtttggagtactgttgtcaggactttcttatctaaattaatataaaattcaacCCCTAAAatacggtcagtagcaaattccacccagaacggattgacctaaaaatctaaaaaaaatcaaattaattcggaaataattaagcgcagagtgtgacgtagagatttaaacaaaaaacgaccccaaagtgccccaaaaatcgttttttttttttttaattctttcttttgccatttctctgttataaatgttgttaaaatggtttaaaaatatgatgttcataatcttatggcatacccgcaaataactgcatttaaatttcttggagattcagcatccttaaccaagttcccaatattttcaaatttggctaacataatgtgacgtcacgcgtccccatatgtttgtatgtatgttctgctggcgcatgtatgtatgtgcatatgtatgtcctgctgtcgcaatttaagtgtgaccgcgcaaggggaaaatgaaaataccacagccaaaaaaaatcgattatatcgcaaatcttaagtaaacgttaaattttaatatatcggaagaccttacagaaatcccattaagctgaatttttcagtcgaaattttccttaaaattgcttttgttttttaaaatgcaaaagcccgataagcaaactatttattagttttcaaatgttgagttatcgacaaactttggatttgtataaaacaaaaacaaaaaatgatttgctctgctatgagtcaaaatctgccaagtgggccacccctgttccgaaggtccgattttcatcgatcttttttacttttccggtttacaacgaaaatataagaactttatttgaacggttttgcgaaattttgagttttaccggagttataggggtcaaaacatggcatttttgtcactttttcgaaaaagttgcactcagtcattaattcataacttcggaacggttagagatatctttatgatgttttcactaatcgctcaagaattattatggctttccataaaaaaatgtaaaaaaaaattaaaaattttttttcttaaaaataaatcaacatttttttttagtttttatttttttcagtgttcttcaccagctatagaatttaaaaccatttgaaaatgaagtttgattcattacgaaaaagatcaaaaaaaaaaaaagagtggcccggccaaaggtttttcgcaatatcgatttgaagacgggcgcacagcggtttcccatacaaaaacggcttgctcgtgaaaactggctggtcaacacatgccgtagCGAGCGTAGCGTCAGCTGTCAATGGGGGACTTTTTgccgttttgtatgggaaaccgctgtgcgcccttcttcaaatcgatattgcgaaaaacctttggccgggccactctttttttttttttgatctttttcgtaatgaatcaaacttcattttcaaatggttttaaactctatagctggtgaagaacactgaaaaaaataaaaactacaaaaaaatgttgacttatttttaagaaaaaaaatttttaatttttttttacatttttttatggaaagccataataattcttgagcgattagtgaaaacatcattaAGATATCTCTAACCGTTCGGAAGTTATGAAAAAATGACTGAgagcaactttttcgaaaaagtgtcaaaaatgccatgttttgacccctataactccggtaaaactcaaaatttcgcaaaaccgttcaaatgaagttcttatattttcgttgtgaaccggaaaagtaaaaaagttcgatgaaaatcggaccttcggaacaggggtggcccacttggcagattttgactctatgtacacacacacgcacaaaataaatatattcaaaaaatgcgcattttacacacacagccattagatacatatagtgacatatcca
The genomic region above belongs to Drosophila takahashii strain IR98-3 E-12201 chromosome 2L, DtakHiC1v2, whole genome shotgun sequence and contains:
- the LOC138914930 gene encoding cell adhesion molecule Dscam1-like; this translates as MLLVEEGCKAHYTWIKNLSKWILKPKDQDAVMGDSVMISCAADGFPLPTLQWKKLMGDSGEYRDIGYENTYGNLKAVIRAYLNGTLIISKVDRKHAGSFLCQASNGIGPGLSSLIKLTVHVGPSIRVSKELFTTRRGEGVTIQCVATGDPPLEIYWIAKTYKIDPSVDTHYRIKNSPHDQGVLSELIILQTETSDNGEYLCIAHNDYGNDNGIVQIQVQEPPSFPVNLRIMDLTSRSVTLAWSRNDKDSLQFAFNEQDEKILKYILQYKKAEDSQI